Within the Thermosynechococcaceae cyanobacterium Okahandja genome, the region TTATTGTTGACATTCCCTCACCCGATGAACAGCCGTTTGGGCTGGCAGAGACTATCGGCAGGGTTAGGGTGGGGGCATCCCACCGAAACGGCTAAAATTAGGTTAAGCAAAATGGGCGTATGGGAGACATCATCGTGGGACTTTTTGATCGCATCAGTCGGGTAATCCGAAGCTGGATAAATGCCATTGTGGGGGCTGCCGAAGATCCTGAAAAGATGCTAGAGCAAAGCATGATTGAAATGCAGGATAACCTTGTCTCCCTACGGCAGGCCGTGGCTCAGGCGATCGCCTCCCAAAAACGCTTAGAGCAGCAGTTTAATCAGCATGAACAGCAGGCTCGTGAGTGGGAGCGGCGCGCTAAAATAGCCCTCCAGCACGGCGATGAACAACTGGCCCTCGAGGCCTTGAACCGCAAGAAAACCGCAACGAACGCGGCCATGGCGCTAAAGGGGCAACTGGAGCAATCGGTTACCCAAGTCAATGCTCTGAAAAAGCAAATGCAGCAGTTGGAAAGTAAAATTGCCGAGGCCAAAACCCGCAAGGACATGCTGGTGGCACGGGCACGGGCAGCAAAGGCATCAGCACAGATTCAGCAAACCTTTAGCAAAGTGAATACCAATGCCCCCATGGCGGCCTTCGATCGCATGGAAGAAAAAGTCATGGAAATGGAGGCGCGCTCCGAAGCCGTGGCTGAACTCAACACCGATACCCTTGAGGCAAAGTTTGCCGCTTTAGAGTCGGGCAGTGTGGATGAGGACCTAGCACGCCTGCGGGCAGAGTTGGCCAGTCCCCAGCAACTGCCGAGCGCCACTGCCCCTGCCTACGACCCAGAATTAGAAGCCCTACGGCGGCAACTCGAACAAAGCTAGCGGTTCATGCATGGATCTGTTGCGATCGCTCCCCTTGGGGCTTTACCTTGAACACCCCACAACGTGGCTGCACCGCTTAGATCCTCGGGTCAAGCTGGGTTGGTTAATGACGTTTTTGCTGGCACCGGTGCTAGCGGATGCCTCTTGGCGGCTGGTGCTCGTGGGCTGCTTAATAGGCCTCACCCTTGTGGGGGGCATTCCCCGCCGCGTCTGGCAACGTCAACTACTCTGGCTGTTACTGCTGGGCGGTCTGATTTTCGTCATTACAGCCCTAATGCCCGACGGCATGGCCGTGAGCTATCAACCCCGCCGCCCCATTGAAACGGAAGCCCCGGTCACCAGTTATCGCTACATCCTCTGGCACTGGCAGATGCAGGTTGGCCAGTGGCCGATTCATCTCCAGGTCTCCCAACGCTCCTTTGATCTGGGCTTACGCCTAAGTACCCTCCTGTTTACGCTGCTCTACAGCACCCATCTGTTTTTGCTGACTACTGCGCCGGAGGAGGTGACCGCTGGCCTCGAATGCCTAATGCAGCCCCTAAAACGCTTTAAGCTCCCCGTTGCTGAAATTGCCCTCACCCTCACCCTCTCGCTGCGCTTTATCCCCTTAGTGCTCGAAGAGGTGCAAAACCTCGGCCGTTCTGTGCGCACCCGCGCCATTAACTGGCGACTGGTAGGGCTAAAGGGCAGTGTAAAGCTGTGGTTAACCTTGGCGGTACGGCTGCTCGAAAATTTGCTCCTACGGGCAGAACAGGTGGCCTGCGCCATGCAGGTGCGGGGGTTCCAAGAGCCGGGCACCTACGATAACCCGTGGCACCATTTGCGTTTGCAGCGGCGAGACTGGGTCGCTTTAGTGGCCATGGCACTCTTCTGGCTGCTGCGGATTCAAGTGCCCGCTTGGGGGGTCTTGTTCTCGTGATCACCCCCTGTCAGCCGTGGGTGTGGGACTGCCTACCCCTAAAGGGACGCACTGGCCGCACCGTCTTTAGTCAACTGTTTTTAACGGAGCCGGTGGCGGTGCTCCTCGAAAGTCCGGGGAGCCAGCCGACACCCCAAGCTCGCTATTCCATCTGTGCGGGTCGCCCGCGGCGCGATCGCCAGTGGGTGTGTGGTCTTGGTGAGGTACTGCCCACCTTGCAACAGTTTCCCCAAACCCCTACCGTGCCCTCTGAGGTGGCGCATCTGCCCTTTACGGGAGGCTGGCTCGGCTGGCTCGGCTATGAACTGGCTTGGGAAATTGAAGCCCTGCCCCCCCTCAAACCCGATCCGTTGCCCTTTCCGGTTGCCTTTTGGTACGAACCCCAAAGCTTTGCGATCTTAGATCATCAGACGGAGGAGCTTTACTTAGCCGCCTCTTCCGCAGCAGACTTGGCCCTGTTGCAGCAACGCCTAGAGGATATGCCCAATGTTTCGGCTATCGAGATTCCGGGGCGATCGCGGGCGATTGAATTGGCCGCTGGTTGGCAACCCCACACGTATCAGGCGGCGGTGCGTACCCTGTTGCACCACATTCGTATGGGCGATATTTTTCAGGCCAATCTGTCGGCACGCTTTTGCCATCACGGTACAGTGCAACCATGGCAGCAGTACCTGCGCCTGCAACACATTAACCCGTCCCCCTTTGCCAGCTATTGGCAGACCCCTTGGGGCTATATTGTCAGTTGTTCGCCGGAACGCCTTGTGCATCTCAAGGGCAAGACGGTACAAACCCGCCCGATTGCCGGTACGCGCCCTCGCGGACAGACAGCCGCCGGCGATCGCGCCCAAGCCACCGACCTACTCAACAACACCAAAGAACAGGCCGAGCATATCATGCTGGTGGATTTAGAGCGTAACGATCTGGGGCGCATCTGCCGTTGGGGTAGCGTTGTTGTTGATGAACTCCTGACCTTGGAGTACTACAGCCACGTCATCCACCTTGTCAGCAACGTGCGGGGCACCCTAGATACTGGCGTGACTCCAGCAGCGGTGATTCGCGCCCTCTTTCCGGGCGGCACCATCACTGGCTGCCCCAAAGTGCGCTGCATGGAGATTTTGGCCGCCTTAGAGCCATTCCCCCGCAACTTGTTCTATGGTTCCTGTGGCTACTGGGATCAGCGAGGACACTTAGACCTCAATATCCTGATTCGTACCCTCTTGGTTGCCGCCGATCGCCAAACAACTTGGGGGCAAGTAGGAGCAGGCATTGTGGCCGATAGTGAGCCTGAGCAGGAGTGGCAGGAATCCCTCAATAAGGCCCAAGCCCTCCTCTTGGCGCTGGGCAGCCCAACCCGCGTGGGCACACACGCCTAGGTGGGCAGACTGTCTATAACCACGTGCCACTCTAAACTCACGGGAGCCGGTACGGCAATTTCAATCCCCTCCTCCTGCAACGGTGGCCGCAGTAGCAGCGGTTTGTCGGGGGGCAGTTCATGGGCAAGGGGTTGCAGGTCAAACTGCCCCACGTTCGCCACCGTCTCTGCCTTGGGAAAATCATCCGCCGCCAGTAGGGTGTTCCCTGAGGGGGTGATCAGGGTGAGGGGGTCAGGGTGGCGAAAATGATACTGCTCCGGAAACCCCACCAACCGCAACTGTAGCTGTTCTTGGCGGGCAAAGAGAATCACCTGCCATGTCAGACCCCGGTTATCCCGTAGTTGATGCCGTGACTGCACGACCTGCTGTTGGGGTGCCTCTTCGATGGTACGAATCATGGCATGAACGGTGGGGGTGATGGCCACCCAAAAAGAGAGCGCTAATGCCCCTAGCACGAGAACCATGTTCCTTGGGCGCATGGCCGAGTCTCCTTAGTGTTGCGGTGAG harbors:
- a CDS encoding PspA/IM30 family protein, whose translation is MGLFDRISRVIRSWINAIVGAAEDPEKMLEQSMIEMQDNLVSLRQAVAQAIASQKRLEQQFNQHEQQAREWERRAKIALQHGDEQLALEALNRKKTATNAAMALKGQLEQSVTQVNALKKQMQQLESKIAEAKTRKDMLVARARAAKASAQIQQTFSKVNTNAPMAAFDRMEEKVMEMEARSEAVAELNTDTLEAKFAALESGSVDEDLARLRAELASPQQLPSATAPAYDPELEALRRQLEQS
- a CDS encoding anthranilate synthase component I, whose protein sequence is MAPFAFAAARLGRFSGHGTLLAAADSSARLGGLVLVITPCQPWVWDCLPLKGRTGRTVFSQLFLTEPVAVLLESPGSQPTPQARYSICAGRPRRDRQWVCGLGEVLPTLQQFPQTPTVPSEVAHLPFTGGWLGWLGYELAWEIEALPPLKPDPLPFPVAFWYEPQSFAILDHQTEELYLAASSAADLALLQQRLEDMPNVSAIEIPGRSRAIELAAGWQPHTYQAAVRTLLHHIRMGDIFQANLSARFCHHGTVQPWQQYLRLQHINPSPFASYWQTPWGYIVSCSPERLVHLKGKTVQTRPIAGTRPRGQTAAGDRAQATDLLNNTKEQAEHIMLVDLERNDLGRICRWGSVVVDELLTLEYYSHVIHLVSNVRGTLDTGVTPAAVIRALFPGGTITGCPKVRCMEILAALEPFPRNLFYGSCGYWDQRGHLDLNILIRTLLVAADRQTTWGQVGAGIVADSEPEQEWQESLNKAQALLLALGSPTRVGTHA
- a CDS encoding DUF3122 domain-containing protein; translation: MRPRNMVLVLGALALSFWVAITPTVHAMIRTIEEAPQQQVVQSRHQLRDNRGLTWQVILFARQEQLQLRLVGFPEQYHFRHPDPLTLITPSGNTLLAADDFPKAETVANVGQFDLQPLAHELPPDKPLLLRPPLQEEGIEIAVPAPVSLEWHVVIDSLPT